One window from the genome of Saccharomyces mikatae IFO 1815 strain IFO1815 genome assembly, chromosome: 2 encodes:
- the SAS3 gene encoding histone acetyltransferase (similar to Saccharomyces cerevisiae SAS3 (YBL052C); ancestral locus Anc_7.371) → MSPTINDESPKPKKNALLKNLEIDDLIHSQFVKSNTNGQRTTRQRFNSGTNVSRQTRENFQPDKDKKQTNKWLEVSQRPKVNSDISPRIIIDWSGDVGPINFPISEPNIEVTEKLEVRIKYDSVNFFNFERLISKSLAITPSVRKNIIPSKASTAFQVRVDRLKHVWGIQTDSLTHSSSLQDTPLTDNGSWQWYIPYGGTIKKLKDSSTKRTLPTLEDKLQFLTFLEDSKSAMYINGNVSLCSHNESAQVNGNKKRKKGQMHTIRKKVGSSLIEYIVLRDYEIRPWYTSPFPEHINQNKIVFICEFCLKYMTSRYTFYRHQLKCLTFRPPGNEIYRDGKLSVWEIDGRENVIYCQNLCLLAKCFINSKTLYYDVEPFLFYILTEREDEENLTHQNSAKFHFVGYFSKEKFNSNDYNLSCILTLPIYQRKGYGQFLMEFSYLLSQKESKLGTPEKPLSDLGLLTYRTYWKIQCAEILLQLKDNTKYQPSHNDRDAVEQVTLNDIAKLTGMIPTDVVFGLEQLQVLYRHKTRTLSSLNDFNYIIQVDSWKRIENIYKTWSSKTYPRVKHDKLLWEPIILGPSFGINGMMNLEPSALADESSLDETMAPVISNNTHIENYNNSRVINKRRRGGRNNEPKMSKPRVKSAIKPEIPVNDFFQDTISSLTEYMCDYNNIKHDRLVNQKNKSVLEKIHSREKIPKSQFDTAAHWELCFTVNNSEVPLESHTTNNNDTWISSLEQDEVENDVGAELSISGNAGEDEDFTSDDIDDKEVSEENDSDDPVEENEEEITYEGEDSEAEEEEGEEDENNIGNHRNKGRIRSRRKITLIEDEEE, encoded by the coding sequence ATGTCACCAACTATAAATGACGAATCGCCAaaacccaaaaaaaatgcattattgaaaaacttggaAATTGATGACTTAATACATTCTCAATTCGTCAAAAGTAATACAAATGGGCAGAGGACTACGAGGCAACGATTTAATTCTGGTACCAATGTATCACGTCAAACTAGGGAGAATTTTCAACCTgacaaagacaaaaaacaaacaaacaaatggTTAGAGGTCTCCCAGCGGCCCAAAGTTAACTCAGACATTTCTCCTCGAATTATCATTGATTGGAGTGGTGACGTGGGACCAATAAATTTCCCTATCAGTGAACCCAATATTGAAGTCACCGAAAAGTTGGAGGTGAGGATAAAGTACGATTCAgtcaactttttcaattttgaaagattgaTATCGAAATCCTTGGCTATAACTCCATCAGTACGGAAGAATATCATTCCGTCCAAAGCTTCAACAGCGTTTCAAGTAAGAGTTGACAGATTAAAGCATGTATGGGGCATACAAACCGATAGTTTAACACATTCATCCTCCCTCCAAGATACACCACTGACAGATAATGGTTCTTGGCAGTGGTATATACCGTACGGTggaacaataaaaaaattgaaagattcTAGTACGAAAAGGACCCTACCTACCTTGGAAGATAAATTACAGTTCCTTACCTTCTTGGAAGATTCCAAATCTGCGATGTACATTAATGGTAACGTATCCCTTTGTAGCCACAATGAATCTGCTCAAGTGAAtggaaacaagaaaagaaagaaagggcAAATGCATACAATACGAAAGAAAGTGGGCTCTTCACTAATAGAATACATTGTTCTTCGAGATTATGAAATTAGACCGTGGTACACATCCCCTTTTCCTGAACATAttaatcaaaataaaatagttTTCATATGCGAATTTTGCTTGAAGTATATGACGTCTCGATACACTTTTTATAGACACCAACTAAAGTGTCTAACTTTTAGACCCCCCGGAAATGAAATTTATCGCGATGGAAAACTATCCGTTTGGGAAATTGATGGGCGAGAGAATGTCATATATTGTCAAAATCTTTGCCTCCTGGCAAAATGTTTTATTAATTCCAAGACTTTGTATTATGATGTTGAGccgtttttattttatattctgACAGAGagagaagatgaagagaaCCTTACACATCAAAATTCGGCTAAATTTCATTTCGTGGGCTATTTCTCCAAAGAGAAATTCAACTCCAATGACTATAACTTAAGCTGTATTTTAACTTTACCCATATATCAAAGGAAAGGATACGGCCAGTTTTTAATGGAATTCTCATATTTATTGTCCCAAAAAGAATCAAAGTTGGGAACTCCAGAAAAACCATTGTCAGATTTAGGGTTGTTGACTTATAGAACCTATTGGAAGATACAATGTGCTGAGATATTATTACAGTTAAAAGATAATACTAAATATCAACCAAGTCACAACGATAGAGACGCTGTTGAACAGGTTACGCTAAATGACATAGCTAAACTAACAGGAATGATACCAACAGATGTAGTGTTTGGATTAGAACAACTTCAAGTCTTATATCGTCACAAAACACGCACATTATCCTCCTTGAATGATTTCAATTACATCATCCAGGTCGATTCTTGGAAAAGGATTGAAAACATTTATAAAACTTGGAGTTCAAAAACATATCCTCGTGTTAAACATGATAAATTACTTTGGGAACCTATTATACTAGGACCTTCATTTGGTATAAATGGAATGATGAATTTGGAACCCTCTGCATTAGCTGATGAATCTTCTCTGGATGAAACTATGGCTCCTGTTATTTCAAACAACACACATATAGAAAACTATAACAACAGTAGAGTAATAAATAAGAGGAGACGCGGAGGGAGAAATAATGAGCCAAAAATGTCCAAGCCTCGCGTAAAGAGTGCCATAAAACCTGAAATTCCTGTTAATGACTTTTTTCAGGATACCATTTCCTCTTTAACGGAGTATATGTGTGATTACAACAATATAAAGCACGATAGATTAGTtaatcaaaagaacaaaagtgtgctagaaaaaattcatagCCGTGAAAAAATCCCCAAATCCCAATTTGATACCGCAGCTCATTGGGAACTTTGCTTCACTGTTAATAACTCTGAAGTACCACTTGAAAGCCATACAACGAACAATAATGACACGTGGATATCAAGCTTAGAGCAAGATGAAGTAGAAAATGATGTAGGCGCTGAGTTAAGCATAAGTGGAAATGCTGGCGAAGACGAAGATTTTACGTCTGACgacattgatgataaagaagtaTCCGAAGAGAATGACTCAGATGACccagttgaagaaaacgaaGAGGAAATTACATACGAAGGGGAAGATAGTGAGGcggaggaagaggaaggaGAAGAGGACGAAAACAATATAGGTAATCACAGAAATAAAGGAAGAATAAGATCAAGGAGAAAGATTACGCTGatagaagatgaagaagaataa